The proteins below are encoded in one region of Apium graveolens cultivar Ventura chromosome 4, ASM990537v1, whole genome shotgun sequence:
- the LOC141719287 gene encoding uncharacterized protein LOC141719287, whose amino-acid sequence MANHNQKLEDLYSKLSIEDEDEGGIVLGADEEIVRKSTDEFMLVGRFLTEKNINFNAMQNVLASLWRPKQGLEVHDLGEQRYAFIFYHILDVRKVLEGGPWSFEHNLLVLQQYSEGDDPLSVALEESDIWIQIYDLPKGFASENVLKSVGNYIGKFVKSDPNNFKTSWKSFLRIRVTLQVCKPLKWRMKIKREGGNWGWINFKYERLSTYCFVCGMLGHADRDCAVVYANPEKEVERAYGPWLRAPTRNI is encoded by the coding sequence ATGGCTAATCATAATCAAAAACTAGAAGATCTGTATTCAAAACTTTCGATTGAGGATGAGGATGAGGGTGGTATAGTACTGGGAGCGGATGAAGAAATTGTAAGAAAATCGACGGATGAGTTCATGCTGGTTGGAAGGTTTTTGACAgagaaaaatataaattttaacgCTATGCAGAATGTACTTGCGTCCCTATGGCGACCAAAGCAGGGGTTAGAGGTGCATGACCTTGGAGAGCAAAGgtatgcattcatattctatcATATCTTGGATGTAAGGAAAGTTTTGGAGGGCGGACCTTGGTCGTTTGAGCATAATCTGCTGGTACTTCAACAATATTCAGAAGGGGATGATCCATTATCGGTAGCTTTGGAAGAGAGTGATATATGGATTCAAATATATGATTTACCAAAAGGATTTGCTTCGGAGAATGTGCTGAAAAGTGTGGGTAATTACATTGGGAAATTTGTGAAGTCAGATCCAAACAATTTCAAAACTAGTTGGAAATCTTTTCTTCGTATTAGGGTTACCTTGCAGGTATGCAAGCCATTGAAATGGCGTATGAAAATTAAGAGGGAGGGGGGAAACTGGGGTTGGATAAACTTTAAGTATGAACGTCTTAGTACTTATTGTTTTGTGTGTGGTATGTTGGGTCATGCTGATAGAGATTGTGCTGTGGTATATGCGAATCCGGAGAAGGAAGTGGAGAGAGCGTATGGTCCATGGCTGCGAGCTCCAACGAGAAATATATAG